The following coding sequences lie in one Primulina huaijiensis isolate GDHJ02 chromosome 2, ASM1229523v2, whole genome shotgun sequence genomic window:
- the LOC140971083 gene encoding probable flavin-containing monooxygenase 1 isoform X2, producing MEKRVAIIGAGVSGLLACKCAVSKGFKTIVFEAKDQVGGLWTQTIEHTKLQNAKPYYQFSDFPWPDSVKEMFPHSSQLLEYIQSYAQHFDLLQYVKFNSEVVSIDYVGESEDEIQSYELWGGDGKAFGSKGKWNLEVHHTKEDSTKVYEAEFVILCIGRFSGLADIPEFPEGHGPDVFSGKVIHSMDYSAMDNASAANFIKGKNIVVIGSGKSAVDIAFECAQENGIEKPCTMIQRTIHWMLPDAEPWGVNFGYLFFNRFSELMIHKPGEGFFHKILAFLLTPLRWGMSKFVESYLRWKLPLRKYGMIPKCSFVDEISSCTLFFLPDKFFDGVEEGSIVLKKSKRFSFCKEGLLVDGEVDPLKADVVFFATGYRGDQKLKNIFASPNFANIIAGTPTSSVPLYRQMIHPRIPQLAVVGYSESIANLYTFEMRCQWLSFFLDQKFQFPSVEQMENDVKMWENHMKKYAGNNMYRRACIASTHIWYNDQLCKDIGCNPRRKKGFFKDLFEPYGMADYKGLDPKS from the exons ATGGAGAAAAGGGTAGCAATCATCGGAGCAGGAGTCAGTGGCCTTCTTGCCTGCAAATGCGCAGTATCCAAAGGGTTCAAAACCATTGTTTTTGAAGCGAAAGATCAAGTTGGTGGGCTCTGGACGCAAACCATCGAGCACACCAAACTTCAGAATGCGAAACCATACTACCAATTTTCCGATTTCCCATGGCCGGATTCTGTCAAAGAAATGTTCCCCCACAGCTCCCAGCTTCTGGAGTACATTCAATCTTATGCTCAACATTTTGATCTGTTGCAATATGTGAAATTCAACAGTGAAGTGGTTAGTATTGACTACGTGGGGGAGTCTGAAGATGAGATTCAGTCTTACGAATTGTGGGGTGGAGATGGAAAAGCTTTCGGATCCAAAGGGAAATGGAATTTGGAAGTTCATCACACGAAGGAGGATTCGACGAAG GTGTATGAGGCTGAGTTTGTGATACTGTGTATTGGAAGATTCAGTGGATTAGCGGACATCCCGGAATTCCCCGAAGGCCACGGCCCGGATGTGTTCTCAGGGAAAGTAATCCACTCGATGGATTACTCAGCCATGGACAATGCAAGTGCTGCAAATTTCATTAAAGGAAAGAACATTGTGGTCATAGGTTCTGGGAAATCAGCAGTCGACATTGCATTCGAATGTGCTCAGGAAAATG GGATCGAGAAACCGTGCACTATGATCCAAAGAACCATTCATTGGATGCTTCCTGATGCGGAACCATGGGGAGTTAACTTCGGTTATTTGTTTTTCAACCGATTCTCAGAGCTAATGATTCATAAACCTGGGGAAGGGTTCTTTCACAAGATCTTAGCATTTCTACTTACACCTTTG CGATGGGGCATGTCGAAGTTTGTTGAGAGCTACCTTAGATGGAAACTTCCCTTAAGAAAATACGGGATGATACCGAAGTGTAGTTTTGTTGATGAAATATCTTCTTGTACGCTATTTTTCCTACCGGATAAGTTCTTTGATGGAGTTGAAGAAGGGAGCATCGTTCTGAAGAAATCAAAACGTTTTAGCTTCTGCAAAGAAGGTTTGCTAGTCGATGGAGAGGTCGATCCCTTGAAAGCGGACGTCGTGTTTTTTGCCACGGGCTATAGGGGTGATCAAAAGCTCAAGAATATCTTTGCCTCTCCAAATTTCGCTAACATCATTGCAGGAACTCCAACCTCTTCAGTTCCTCTGTATAG ACAAATGATCCATCCAAGAATCCCTCAACTAGCAGTAGTGGGCTACTCCGAGTCGATTGCGAACCTCTACACATTCGAGATGAGGTGTCAATGGCTCTCATTCTTTCTAGATCAAAAGTTTCAATTTCCAAGTGTGGAACAAATGGAAAATGATGTCAAGATGTGGGAGAATCATATGAAGAAGTATGCCGGCAACAATATGTACAGAAGAGCTTGTATTGCAAGCACTCATATTTGGTACAATGATCAACTCTGCAAAGATATTGGGTGCAATCCAAGAAGAAAGAAAGGGTTCTTCAAAGATTTGTTTGAGCCTTATGGAATGGCAGATTATAAAGGATTAGATCCTAAGTCGTAA
- the LOC140971083 gene encoding probable flavin-containing monooxygenase 1 isoform X1, protein MEKRVAIIGAGVSGLLACKCAVSKGFKTIVFEAKDQVGGLWTQTIEHTKLQNAKPYYQFSDFPWPDSVKEMFPHSSQLLEYIQSYAQHFDLLQYVKFNSEVVSIDYVGESEDEIQSYELWGGDGKAFGSKGKWNLEVHHTKEDSTKLCWQVYEAEFVILCIGRFSGLADIPEFPEGHGPDVFSGKVIHSMDYSAMDNASAANFIKGKNIVVIGSGKSAVDIAFECAQENGIEKPCTMIQRTIHWMLPDAEPWGVNFGYLFFNRFSELMIHKPGEGFFHKILAFLLTPLRWGMSKFVESYLRWKLPLRKYGMIPKCSFVDEISSCTLFFLPDKFFDGVEEGSIVLKKSKRFSFCKEGLLVDGEVDPLKADVVFFATGYRGDQKLKNIFASPNFANIIAGTPTSSVPLYRQMIHPRIPQLAVVGYSESIANLYTFEMRCQWLSFFLDQKFQFPSVEQMENDVKMWENHMKKYAGNNMYRRACIASTHIWYNDQLCKDIGCNPRRKKGFFKDLFEPYGMADYKGLDPKS, encoded by the exons ATGGAGAAAAGGGTAGCAATCATCGGAGCAGGAGTCAGTGGCCTTCTTGCCTGCAAATGCGCAGTATCCAAAGGGTTCAAAACCATTGTTTTTGAAGCGAAAGATCAAGTTGGTGGGCTCTGGACGCAAACCATCGAGCACACCAAACTTCAGAATGCGAAACCATACTACCAATTTTCCGATTTCCCATGGCCGGATTCTGTCAAAGAAATGTTCCCCCACAGCTCCCAGCTTCTGGAGTACATTCAATCTTATGCTCAACATTTTGATCTGTTGCAATATGTGAAATTCAACAGTGAAGTGGTTAGTATTGACTACGTGGGGGAGTCTGAAGATGAGATTCAGTCTTACGAATTGTGGGGTGGAGATGGAAAAGCTTTCGGATCCAAAGGGAAATGGAATTTGGAAGTTCATCACACGAAGGAGGATTCGACGAAG CTATGTTGGCAGGTGTATGAGGCTGAGTTTGTGATACTGTGTATTGGAAGATTCAGTGGATTAGCGGACATCCCGGAATTCCCCGAAGGCCACGGCCCGGATGTGTTCTCAGGGAAAGTAATCCACTCGATGGATTACTCAGCCATGGACAATGCAAGTGCTGCAAATTTCATTAAAGGAAAGAACATTGTGGTCATAGGTTCTGGGAAATCAGCAGTCGACATTGCATTCGAATGTGCTCAGGAAAATG GGATCGAGAAACCGTGCACTATGATCCAAAGAACCATTCATTGGATGCTTCCTGATGCGGAACCATGGGGAGTTAACTTCGGTTATTTGTTTTTCAACCGATTCTCAGAGCTAATGATTCATAAACCTGGGGAAGGGTTCTTTCACAAGATCTTAGCATTTCTACTTACACCTTTG CGATGGGGCATGTCGAAGTTTGTTGAGAGCTACCTTAGATGGAAACTTCCCTTAAGAAAATACGGGATGATACCGAAGTGTAGTTTTGTTGATGAAATATCTTCTTGTACGCTATTTTTCCTACCGGATAAGTTCTTTGATGGAGTTGAAGAAGGGAGCATCGTTCTGAAGAAATCAAAACGTTTTAGCTTCTGCAAAGAAGGTTTGCTAGTCGATGGAGAGGTCGATCCCTTGAAAGCGGACGTCGTGTTTTTTGCCACGGGCTATAGGGGTGATCAAAAGCTCAAGAATATCTTTGCCTCTCCAAATTTCGCTAACATCATTGCAGGAACTCCAACCTCTTCAGTTCCTCTGTATAG ACAAATGATCCATCCAAGAATCCCTCAACTAGCAGTAGTGGGCTACTCCGAGTCGATTGCGAACCTCTACACATTCGAGATGAGGTGTCAATGGCTCTCATTCTTTCTAGATCAAAAGTTTCAATTTCCAAGTGTGGAACAAATGGAAAATGATGTCAAGATGTGGGAGAATCATATGAAGAAGTATGCCGGCAACAATATGTACAGAAGAGCTTGTATTGCAAGCACTCATATTTGGTACAATGATCAACTCTGCAAAGATATTGGGTGCAATCCAAGAAGAAAGAAAGGGTTCTTCAAAGATTTGTTTGAGCCTTATGGAATGGCAGATTATAAAGGATTAGATCCTAAGTCGTAA